One window of Quercus robur chromosome 5, dhQueRobu3.1, whole genome shotgun sequence genomic DNA carries:
- the LOC126726993 gene encoding uncharacterized protein LOC126726993 encodes MEDERETFLSKSPQVSGNLDNEGAELKSLRLCLKWVCLDQSNLWRASLSWSIFFLLAIGVPIGSHFALSCSSCDENHSRPYRLVVQISLSVFAILSFLCLSTWSNKHGLRKFLFLDKLSDASEKVQHGYTKQLQRSMKLLLIFLLPCFVSVCAYKIWWYVSGGTKLPYYVNIYISDTILCTLELCSWLYRTAIFFLVCILFRVSCYLQILRLEDFAQVFQKETEVGSILVEHFKIRRNLRIISHRFRAFIFLTLVLVTASQFTTLLDTVPSSANVNIFKAGELIVCSISLVTGLFICLRSATKITHKAQSLTSLAAKWHACATINPFDNTDGETPRARITSSQVFSMNHYWESDDEEDGDDDLDNTKLVPIFTHTISFQKRQALVTYLENNKAGITVFGFMLDRTGLRSIFLLELALFLWLLKKTIDVS; translated from the exons atGGAAGATGAAAGAGAAACTTTCTTGTCAAAGAGCCCACAAGTTTCAGGCAACTTAGACAATGAAGGAGCTGAATTGAAGAGCCTTAGATTATGTCTCAAATGGGTGTGTTTAGATCAATCCAATCTCTGGAGGGCTAGTCTTTCATGGTCTATCTTCTTTCTATTAGCCATTGGTGTTCCAATCGGCTCACACTTTGCCCTTTCGTGCTCGAGTTGCGATGAAAACCATAGCCGGCCTTATCGTCTGGTAGTCCAAATTTCCCTTTCTGTATTCGCAATACTCTCATTCTTGTGTCTCTCTACTTGGTCAAATAAACATGGTTTAAGAAAGTTTCTCTTCCTTGATAAGTTAAGTGATGCCAGTGAGAAAGTCCAACATGGATATACAAAACAGCTCCAG AGGTCAATGAAGCTCCTCTTGATTTTTTTACTCCCCTGTTTTGTTTCTGTTTGTGCCTACAAAATATGGTGGTACGTCTCAGGTGGCACCAAACTTCCATATTATGTTAACATCTACATAAGTGACACAATTTTATGCACATTGGAGCTGTGTTCATGGCTCTACCGAACAGCAATATTCTTCCTTGTGTGCATTCTCTTCCGAGTTAGTTGCTATCTGCAAATACTTAGACTAGAAGACTTTGCTCAAGTTTTTCAGAAAGAAACTGAGGTGGGATCAATCTTAGTGGAACACTTCAAAATTAGAAGAAATCTCCGGATCATCAGCCACCGCTTCCGAGCATTCATTTTTTTGACTTTGGTTTTGGTCACAGCAAGTCAGTTCACTACTCTTCTAGATACAGTCCCATCCAGTGCTAATGTCAATATCTTCAAGGCTGGAGAACTTATA GTATGCTCTATTAGCCTGGTGACTGGGCTTTTCATATGCTTGCGCAGTGCCACAAAAATTACACACAAAGCGCAGTCCCTTACAAGTCTTGCTGCAAAGTGGCACGCCTGTGCCACAATAAACCCATTCGATAACACAGATGGTGAGACTCCAAGGGCTCGGATTACTTCAAGTCAAGTATTTTCTATGAATCATTATTGGGAAtcagatgatgaagaggatGGAGATGATGATTTGGACAATACCAAATTGGTGCCAATTTTTACGCATACAATCTCATTTCAGAAGAGACAAGCTCTAG TGACATATTTGGAGAACAACAAAGCAGGAATAACAGTGTTTGGATTCATGCTGGACAGAACTGGGCTTCGTTCCATTTTTCTGCTTGAACTAGCTCTTTTTCTCTGGCTGCTCAAGAAGACAATCGACGTATCTTAA
- the LOC126728672 gene encoding methyl-CpG-binding domain-containing protein 9-like, whose protein sequence is MELGAKTRMMELTDSSDELSRVRDESRHLAKETRSGIRTRLGLGIDLNEIPSPSLHETLPNSFEVVRNFHDKPPLPLGGPTELPSAENDVGAGNINHARCSSGACGACGNGCERGFHIDYAGAREKEREV, encoded by the exons ATGGAACTCGGAGCCAAGACTCGAATGATGGAACTCACCGATTCAAGCGACGAACTCAGTAGAGTTAGGGACGAGTCTAGGCATTTGGCGAAGGAGACTCGCTCCGGTATCAGAACCAGACTCGGCCTCGGAATCGATCTCAATGAGATCCCCTCACCTTCGCTCCACGAAACCCTACCCAATTCATTCGAAGTTGTCCGAAACTTCCACGACAAACCTCCGTTGCCGCTAGGAGGCCCTACGGAACTCCCTAGTGCAGAGAACGACGTCGGCGCCGGCAATATCAACCACGCGCGCTGCTCCTCTGGTGCTTGTGGTGCGTGCGGCAATGGCTGCGAGCGCGGCTTCCACATTGACTACGCCGGagcgagagagaaagagagagaagt ttaa
- the LOC126726994 gene encoding ubiquinol oxidase 4, chloroplastic/chromoplastic: MITTTLSSTAFTTSASPLKVNRDDSKHNNSASFYSQIPFLYNPLSKAPSISRKSCRVRATVLKENEEKVVVEESFPAKTSPGDGGKGSGGDNEPPESSSSDALERWAIKFEQSVNIFLTDSVIKILDTLYHDREYPRFFVLETIARVPYFAFMSVLHMYESFGWWRRADYIKVHFAESWNEMHHLLIMEELGGNAWWIDRFLAQHIAIAYYIMTVLMYVISPRMAYHFSECVEGHAFETYDKFIKAQGEELKKLPAPEVAVKYYTGGDFYLFDEFQTARTPNSRRPKIENLYDVFLNIRDDEAEHCKTMKACQTRGNLRSPHSYPEDASEDDSQNVLHEANCEGIVDCIKKSVTSPPANQEI; encoded by the exons atgatCACAACGACGTTGTCTTCTACGGCGTTTACAACCTCAGCCTCGCCGTTAAAAGTCAACAGAGACGATTCCAAACACAATAACTCAGCTTCCTTTTACTCCCAAATCCCTTTCCTTTACAACCCTCTTTCCAAAGCTCCATCAATTTCCAG GAAGTCATGTCGGGTCCGAGCAACtgttttgaaagaaaatgaggAGAAAGTGGTAGTGGAGGAGTCATTTCCGGCAAAGACTTCTCCTGGTGATGGAGGGAAAGGAAGTGGTGGCGATAACGAACCACCAGAGAGTTCATCTTCCGATGCATTGGAGAGATGGGCTATCAAGTTCGAACAATCCGTGAATATCTTTCTCACG GACTCAGTGATAAAGATACTCGATACCTTGTACCATGATCGAGAATATCCAAGGTTCTTTGTACTGGAAACTATTGCAAGAGTTCCTTATTTTG CCTTTATGTCTGTTCTACACATGTATGAGAGTTTTGGTTGGTGGAGAAGAGCAGATTACATAAAAGTGCATTTTGCCGAGAGTTGGAATGAGATGCATCACTTGCTCATTATGGAA GAGTTGGGGGGAAATGCTTGGTGGATTGATCGGTTTCTTGCTCAACATATTGCAATCGCTTACTACATTATGACAGTCTTAATGTATGTTATAAGCCCTAGAATGGCAT ATCACTTTTCTGAATGTGTAGAGGGCCATGCATTTGAAACTTACGACAAATTTATCAAGGCCCAAGGAG AGGAGTTGAAAAAATTACCTGCACCTGAGGTTGCTGTAAAATACTACACTGGAGGTGACTTCTACTTGTTTG ATGAATTTCAAACGGCAAGAACTCCCAATTCTCGAAGGCCTAAAATAG AGAATTTGTACGACGTGTTTTTGAACATTAGAGATGATGAAGCTGAACATTGTAAGACGATGAAAGCCTGTCAGACTCGTGGGAACCTTCGGTCTCCTCATTCATATCCAGAGGATGCCTCTGAAGATGACTCTCAAAATGTCCTTCATGAAGCCAATTGTGAAGGTATTGTAGATTGCATAAAGAAATCTGTCACATCACCTCCAGCAAATCAAGAAATATGA